Proteins encoded together in one Pleurocapsa sp. PCC 7319 window:
- a CDS encoding IS1 family transposase has translation MKCPRCQSDNTQKDGHANGKQRWECKDCGRIFRDSYSSKGYHPQVKKICLNMYLNGMGFRGIERVTGIHHTTIINWVKESGEELPEDESGEPELAELDELQTYIGRKTDKIWIWTAINHLAPGIIAMEIGDRSGSTFKQLWQRIKIWDSRKYFSDGYCIYAIYIPSSKHQVLPKTKLTRVEGENTRLRHYLARLHRATLCYSKSIQMLRYSVRLLMHYLKFKQIPIPV, from the coding sequence ATGAAATGTCCTCGGTGTCAATCTGACAATACGCAAAAAGATGGTCATGCTAATGGCAAGCAAAGATGGGAATGTAAGGATTGTGGTCGTATTTTTCGGGACTCTTATTCCAGCAAGGGTTATCATCCTCAAGTCAAGAAAATTTGCCTCAATATGTACCTAAATGGCATGGGATTTCGAGGTATTGAAAGAGTCACAGGAATTCATCATACAACTATTATAAACTGGGTCAAAGAATCTGGAGAAGAGTTACCAGAAGACGAATCGGGAGAACCAGAACTTGCTGAGTTGGATGAATTACAAACTTATATTGGTCGCAAAACCGATAAAATTTGGATTTGGACAGCTATTAATCATCTTGCCCCAGGAATTATTGCTATGGAAATAGGAGATCGAAGTGGTTCAACTTTTAAGCAACTTTGGCAAAGAATTAAAATTTGGGATAGTCGAAAGTATTTCAGTGATGGATACTGTATCTACGCGATTTACATTCCATCAAGCAAGCATCAAGTTTTGCCGAAAACCAAGTTAACCAGAGTCGAAGGGGAAAATACCAGATTAAGACACTACTTAGCAAGATTACATCGAGCCACTTTATGTTATTCCAAATCGATTCAAATGCTGAGGTATTCCGTTAGACTTTTGATGCATTATTTAAAATTTAAACAAATTCCTATTCCTGTTTGA
- a CDS encoding IS5 family transposase (programmed frameshift) has translation MKYWQAIKLPSREFKRLTGVKRQTFRLMVRLVKAEEKQKKKPGRRAKLIIEDRVLVTLQYWREYRTYFHISKDWKLAESTVCRIVKKVENILIQSRKFSLPGKKKLLKNALNEKLILMDVMESPIERPKKHQKRFNAGKQGEHTLKTQVVFGEKTGKIICLDHEKGRTHDFRLFKSSQVRFHQLLKVIGDKGYQGITKIHGNSETPIKKPRGGKLTKEQKKYNRQLNRLRIAVEHINRRLKIFKILSYRYRNRHRRFGLRANLIAGIYNHELA, from the exons ATGAAATATTGGCAAGCTATTAAACTTCCGTCAAGAGAATTTAAGCGGCTTACTGGAGTTAAACGACAAACTTTTCGGTTAATGGTACGCTTGGTAAAAGCAGAAGAAAAACAGAAGAAAAAACCAGGGCGTCGAGCCAAATTAATTATTGAAGATCGGGTTTTAGTAACACTTCAATACTGGAGAGAATATCGAACCTACTTTCATATATCAAAAGATTGGAAACTAGCCGAATCTACAGTATGTCGTATAGTCAAAAAAGTTGAAAATATTTTAATTCAATCTCGAAAATTCAGTTTACCAGGGAAGAAAAAGTTATTGAAAAATGCTCTTAATGAAAAATTAATTTTAATGGATGTCATGGAAAGTCCAATTGAAAGACCCAAAAAACATCAAAAAAGATTTAATGCG GGAAAACAAGGAGAGCATACTTTAAAAACCCAAGTAGTCTTTGGAGAAAAAACAGGAAAGATAATATGTCTAGATCATGAAAAAGGGAGAACTCATGATTTTAGATTATTTAAAAGTAGTCAGGTAAGATTTCATCAATTGCTTAAAGTTATAGGGGATAAAGGATATCAAGGAATCACTAAAATTCATGGGAATAGTGAAACCCCTATCAAAAAACCCCGAGGCGGAAAATTAACCAAGGAACAGAAAAAATATAATCGTCAATTAAATCGATTAAGAATTGCTGTTGAGCATATTAATCGTCGTTTAAAAATCTTTAAAATTTTGTCGTATCGATATAGAAATCGGCATCGCAGGTTTGGCTTAAGAGCGAATTTAATTGCTGGTATTTATAATCATGAATTAGCCTAA
- a CDS encoding IS6 family transposase: MNSKEPFKWRHFQQEIILLNVRWYLRYPLSYRNLEEMMLERGLKVDHSTICRWVLTYSPEIEKRTRRFLKPTNDSWKVDETYIKVNGKWKYLYRAVDSEDNTLDFMLSARRNKKAAKRFFKKVLKARQNKQPRVINVDKNAAYPPAIDELKEDKLLEENSELRQVKYLNNLVEQDHRGVKKITNYGLGYKSFYTAWRTIRGIEIMHVIDKGQVEGVTKKDVLGQKKFVESLFGIAI; this comes from the coding sequence ATGAATTCCAAAGAACCTTTCAAATGGCGGCATTTTCAACAAGAAATTATTTTGCTGAATGTTCGTTGGTATCTTCGATATCCTTTGAGCTATCGTAATTTAGAAGAAATGATGTTAGAGAGAGGTTTAAAAGTAGATCATTCTACTATCTGCCGTTGGGTTCTGACTTATTCTCCCGAAATAGAGAAAAGAACTCGTCGTTTTCTCAAGCCTACCAACGATTCTTGGAAAGTAGATGAAACCTACATTAAAGTGAATGGGAAATGGAAATATCTGTATCGCGCCGTAGATAGTGAGGACAATACTTTGGACTTTATGCTCAGTGCAAGAAGAAATAAAAAAGCAGCAAAAAGGTTTTTTAAAAAAGTACTAAAAGCCAGACAAAACAAACAGCCTAGAGTTATAAATGTAGATAAGAATGCGGCTTATCCTCCAGCCATTGATGAACTTAAAGAAGACAAACTCTTAGAAGAAAATAGTGAATTAAGGCAAGTTAAATACCTCAATAACTTAGTGGAACAAGACCATAGAGGAGTCAAAAAAATTACAAATTATGGTCTAGGATATAAGTCATTTTACACAGCTTGGAGGACAATTAGAGGCATTGAAATTATGCACGTAATCGATAAAGGTCAGGTAGAAGGAGTTACTAAAAAGGATGTTTTAGGTCAGAAGAAATTTGTTGAATCTCTCTTTGGGATTGCTATCTAA
- a CDS encoding DUF4255 domain-containing protein, translating to MFRDLDDSLKKLLEAELLGVLSDSVTVVFDTPDDKFNPPNQRTVNFFLYDIQENRDLRNNEWFIRRQPNGVVQKNLPPVRVDCSYMVTAWSGDAESEHSLLGEVMKVLLRHPTLPDSVLTGSLAGQEPPLPTSALQPAKLQSLGEFWQALGGKPKAALHYTVTIGVNPFVPVEARLATEHQITIASRLQED from the coding sequence ATGTTTAGAGACTTAGATGATAGCCTGAAAAAACTGCTGGAAGCTGAATTATTAGGGGTTTTGTCTGATTCGGTAACAGTGGTCTTTGATACGCCAGATGACAAATTTAATCCTCCTAACCAAAGAACAGTCAATTTTTTTCTTTATGACATTCAAGAAAATAGAGATTTGCGTAATAACGAGTGGTTTATTCGGCGACAACCTAATGGAGTTGTGCAGAAAAATTTACCGCCCGTGCGTGTGGACTGTTCTTATATGGTGACAGCTTGGTCGGGTGATGCAGAAAGCGAACACAGTTTACTGGGAGAAGTTATGAAAGTTTTACTACGCCATCCCACGCTTCCAGATAGCGTGCTAACGGGTAGTTTAGCAGGACAAGAACCTCCACTGCCAACCAGTGCCCTACAGCCAGCCAAATTACAAAGCCTGGGGGAGTTTTGGCAAGCATTGGGAGGTAAGCCAAAAGCAGCATTACATTACACTGTAACCATTGGCGTAAATCCCTTTGTCCCTGTAGAAGCAAGATTGGCTACAGAACACCAAATTACGATCGCCTCAAGATTACAGGAGGATTAA
- a CDS encoding carboxypeptidase regulatory-like domain-containing protein: MPKVIINRRVAIAGKVNNSQTNRAIAMAQVKIIDAPETFVSSLVTTAKLVVSINETTEVKQARTTLKDSSLSKRQKLEAARTILDLLTARQILTNFRTDVTLTAGDGLFYFLNLPPGEYSLQASMPNMTRRYGIGSIKTVTVSDRGNTQIAVADLTLPSTNLTGKITHNAEPITLAEVRIKGSQESAFSNSKGEYIFSELESSARSRIILVRAKGYQPSEKKILLSRSGEQKTLNFDLTTGLRG, translated from the coding sequence GTGCCAAAAGTAATAATTAACCGTCGAGTTGCCATAGCTGGCAAAGTTAACAATTCTCAAACAAATCGGGCGATCGCTATGGCTCAAGTCAAGATTATCGATGCGCCAGAAACTTTTGTTAGTTCTCTTGTCACTACAGCCAAGTTAGTTGTCTCAATTAATGAAACTACAGAAGTCAAGCAAGCACGTACAACCCTTAAGGATTCTTCTCTCAGTAAGAGACAAAAGCTAGAAGCTGCACGGACTATTTTAGACTTATTGACTGCTCGTCAGATATTAACAAATTTCAGAACTGATGTTACCTTAACTGCCGGTGATGGTCTGTTTTATTTCCTTAACTTACCTCCAGGGGAGTACAGTTTGCAGGCTTCAATGCCTAATATGACTAGACGTTATGGTATTGGTTCGATAAAAACTGTAACCGTAAGCGATCGCGGTAATACTCAAATCGCCGTTGCCGATCTAACTCTGCCATCGACCAATTTAACAGGCAAAATTACCCACAATGCCGAACCGATAACTTTAGCAGAAGTCAGAATTAAAGGTAGTCAGGAAAGCGCATTTAGTAACAGTAAAGGGGAATATATTTTCAGCGAGTTAGAGTCATCTGCGCGATCGCGCATCATCTTAGTTCGGGCAAAAGGATATCAACCAAGTGAAAAGAAAATTTTACTCTCTCGATCTGGGGAACAAAAGACTTTGAATTTTGACTTAACAACTGGTTTGAGGGGTTAG
- a CDS encoding phage tail sheath C-terminal domain-containing protein, producing the protein MPEYKAPGVYVEEIPSLIQPIVGVSTSTAGFIGIMPDSFRVLENDTSTYTTKLKEITRDRDKLADPGEVKLCTNFSEFKRFFGGFSDNEKHNMLTHAVYGFFNNGGKRCYVVTVLDEANITAEFLEKKLAVIDEIAIVAAPGITNKVVRDNIVTHCQQTTGDRFAIFDSPEEVVDDDGNLDLIKLNPPSEDDDDETNVLPKYSNYAAFYFPWIEVNDLVEKNLNSDSNGHIYVPPSGHIAGIYARTDVNRGVHKAPANEIVMGALGLKYKISKNQQEGLNPQGVNCIRDMNGNIRVWGARTIGGDANGEFKYINVRRVLLYLRESIEEGTQWAVFEPNDYKLWAKIRRNITAFLTNVWRDGALFGNTPAEAFYVKCDEETNPPEVRELGQVITEIGVAVVRPAEFVIFRITQWTGSENN; encoded by the coding sequence ATGCCAGAGTATAAAGCACCAGGAGTATATGTTGAAGAGATACCTTCACTCATTCAACCAATAGTTGGAGTTAGCACTTCCACGGCAGGTTTCATTGGGATCATGCCAGATTCGTTCCGAGTTCTAGAGAACGATACCTCAACTTATACAACTAAATTAAAGGAAATAACACGCGATCGGGATAAGTTAGCCGATCCTGGAGAGGTGAAACTATGTACAAACTTCAGTGAGTTTAAGCGATTTTTTGGTGGCTTCTCCGATAACGAAAAGCACAATATGTTAACTCACGCAGTTTACGGTTTTTTCAATAATGGCGGTAAGCGTTGCTATGTGGTAACTGTTTTGGATGAAGCAAACATTACTGCGGAATTTTTAGAGAAAAAATTGGCAGTTATCGATGAGATTGCTATTGTTGCTGCTCCTGGTATTACCAATAAAGTTGTACGGGACAATATTGTAACTCACTGTCAACAAACAACAGGCGATCGCTTTGCGATTTTCGATAGTCCAGAGGAAGTAGTTGATGATGACGGCAATTTGGATTTAATCAAGCTTAATCCTCCTAGCGAAGATGACGATGATGAAACAAATGTTTTACCAAAGTATTCAAATTATGCTGCTTTTTACTTTCCCTGGATTGAAGTTAACGATTTGGTAGAGAAAAATCTAAATTCAGATAGTAACGGACACATATATGTACCCCCTAGTGGACATATAGCAGGTATTTATGCTCGTACCGACGTTAATCGAGGCGTTCACAAAGCTCCTGCTAACGAAATAGTGATGGGTGCATTGGGTCTAAAGTACAAAATCAGTAAAAATCAGCAAGAAGGGTTGAACCCTCAAGGTGTTAACTGTATCCGCGATATGAATGGCAATATCCGCGTTTGGGGGGCGCGTACTATTGGTGGCGATGCCAACGGAGAGTTTAAATACATCAACGTTCGTCGCGTCTTACTTTACCTGCGGGAATCAATTGAAGAGGGTACTCAGTGGGCGGTATTTGAACCCAACGATTATAAACTATGGGCAAAAATTCGCCGTAATATCACAGCTTTTCTGACTAACGTTTGGCGAGACGGGGCTTTATTTGGCAATACTCCTGCTGAAGCTTTTTATGTCAAATGTGATGAAGAAACTAATCCCCCTGAAGTACGCGAGTTAGGTCAAGTTATTACGGAAATTGGCGTAGCAGTGGTTAGACCAGCGGAGTTTGTTATTTTCCGCATTACTCAATGGACGGGGTCGGAAAATAATTGA
- a CDS encoding phage tail sheath subtilisin-like domain-containing protein, translating into MYQAPGIYKDKEDIFPQPKVDVDTGVPAFLGIVNTSDKNITVNVPQQLRLWSELETFFGQPASNSYLADAVKGFFQNGGRLCYVVGLKNSSLKALEDGLEALKELNAIDLVCAPDIMALSLQDINREEVRTKQLAILNHCHRFGDRFAILDSLPQADIPEVLEQKEGLTATHGALYYPWIRSQESGYLIPPCGHLAGIYARSDDRAGVHKAPANEILQGVLELEITLTDAQQSQLNPEGVNCLRVFPGRGIRVWGARTLNSNPNWRYINVQRLFLTVRRWIEQNMTVYLFESNNTELWANIRRDLTAYFNGLFTQGALKGRSPAEAFYVKCDEETNSAEVREIGKVVTEIGLAAAVPGEFIVVRILHGFN; encoded by the coding sequence ATGTATCAAGCACCAGGAATTTATAAGGATAAGGAGGATATATTTCCTCAACCTAAAGTAGACGTTGATACTGGCGTACCCGCTTTTCTGGGAATTGTAAATACTTCAGATAAAAACATTACTGTTAATGTTCCGCAGCAATTAAGATTGTGGTCTGAGTTGGAAACGTTCTTCGGTCAACCTGCATCTAATAGTTATCTAGCTGATGCGGTAAAGGGTTTCTTCCAAAATGGCGGTCGCTTGTGTTACGTAGTAGGGTTAAAAAACTCTAGTTTAAAAGCTCTAGAAGATGGTCTGGAAGCATTAAAAGAATTGAACGCGATCGATCTAGTATGTGCGCCAGATATTATGGCTTTATCTTTACAAGACATAAATCGAGAGGAAGTACGAACTAAGCAATTAGCCATCTTAAATCATTGTCATCGTTTCGGCGATCGCTTTGCAATTCTCGATTCTCTACCTCAAGCCGACATACCAGAAGTTTTAGAGCAAAAGGAAGGATTAACAGCCACTCATGGTGCTTTGTATTATCCCTGGATTCGTTCCCAAGAAAGTGGTTATCTTATCCCACCCTGCGGTCATCTTGCTGGTATTTATGCCCGTAGTGACGATCGCGCTGGAGTACATAAAGCACCCGCTAACGAAATTCTCCAAGGGGTTTTGGAATTGGAGATTACTTTAACTGATGCCCAACAGTCACAACTCAACCCCGAAGGAGTAAACTGCCTCAGAGTTTTTCCAGGACGGGGAATTAGAGTCTGGGGAGCGAGAACTCTCAACTCAAATCCTAACTGGCGTTATATCAACGTACAGCGACTCTTTCTTACAGTGAGACGTTGGATCGAACAAAATATGACAGTTTACTTGTTTGAATCCAACAACACAGAATTATGGGCAAATATTCGGCGGGATCTGACAGCTTACTTTAACGGTCTATTTACACAGGGAGCATTAAAAGGGCGATCGCCAGCAGAGGCTTTTTACGTTAAATGCGATGAGGAAACTAACTCTGCTGAGGTTAGAGAGATCGGAAAGGTAGTCACTGAAATCGGCTTGGCTGCTGCCGTACCCGGAGAATTTATCGTTGTTCGTATTTTGCATGGCTTTAACTGA
- a CDS encoding phage tail protein produces MVVGIRKDPYRAYNFLVEIDGITRAGFRECSGLDSAQDPIEYREGNDKYLTVRKLPGLVKYSNISLKYGVTDDEELWQWRTKAVSGQVERKNGSIVLLDDLGQEKKRWNFREAWPTKWTGTSFNATGNEVAIETLEIAHEGVAKG; encoded by the coding sequence ATGGTAGTTGGAATTCGGAAAGATCCATATCGTGCATATAATTTTTTAGTCGAAATTGACGGTATTACTCGCGCTGGTTTTCGGGAGTGTTCGGGGCTAGATTCTGCTCAAGATCCGATTGAATATCGTGAAGGCAACGATAAATATCTCACCGTTCGTAAATTGCCTGGCTTGGTTAAGTATTCCAATATTTCTCTCAAATATGGCGTTACCGATGACGAAGAACTTTGGCAATGGCGCACTAAAGCTGTATCGGGTCAGGTGGAACGTAAAAATGGCTCAATTGTTTTGTTAGACGATTTGGGACAGGAAAAGAAACGCTGGAATTTTCGCGAAGCTTGGCCCACTAAATGGACTGGTACTAGCTTCAATGCTACGGGTAATGAAGTGGCGATTGAAACTTTAGAAATTGCTCACGAGGGGGTGGCTAAAGGCTAA
- a CDS encoding DUF6760 family protein: MAYHFPWSQDEIMNLEHRDRRMWCEEISKINRQLNSNPAQ; encoded by the coding sequence ATTGCTTACCATTTCCCTTGGTCGCAGGACGAAATTATGAACCTTGAACATCGCGATCGCCGAATGTGGTGTGAGGAAATTTCTAAGATTAATCGTCAATTGAATAGTAATCCAGCTCAGTAA
- a CDS encoding phage tail protein: MSPYTAFNFSIEIRGLVVGSFSEVSGLQAETETEDYQEGGRNNFVHKLPKVTKYPNLVLKRGITDSTELWQWHQRVIAGQIQRQNGSIILLDSSGSEKWRWNFAEAYPVKWIGPDLKGDSNAVAVETLELAHNGLYQA, from the coding sequence ATGTCTCCCTATACAGCTTTTAATTTTTCTATTGAAATTCGAGGTTTAGTAGTTGGTAGTTTTTCAGAGGTTTCTGGACTACAGGCGGAAACTGAAACAGAAGACTATCAAGAAGGAGGGCGTAATAATTTTGTCCATAAGTTACCTAAGGTCACTAAATATCCCAATCTGGTTCTGAAGCGGGGAATTACAGACTCAACTGAACTTTGGCAGTGGCATCAACGGGTAATTGCGGGACAAATTCAACGGCAAAACGGTTCGATAATTTTACTCGACTCTAGTGGTAGCGAAAAGTGGCGGTGGAATTTTGCCGAGGCTTATCCAGTCAAATGGATTGGACCCGATTTGAAAGGAGATAGCAATGCTGTAGCGGTGGAAACCCTAGAGTTGGCTCATAACGGTTTATACCAGGCTTGA